One stretch of Commensalibacter melissae DNA includes these proteins:
- the nadC gene encoding carboxylating nicotinate-nucleotide diphosphorylase, which translates to MTIPALPHILIEPIIRNALLEDLGLAGDVTTNAVIDENHHSKVAMVSRETGILSGVDIASMAFTLIDPLVHVDLKKKDGDILKPGDVIAIIEGSSRAILTGERTALNFMSHLSGIASATHKIVKSIEGTKTQVVCTRKTTPGLRMMEKYAVRCGGGMNHRFALYDAVLIKDNHIAIAGGIRKTLEQAKKNAGHMVKIEIEVDTLDQLKEVMVLGVDAVLLDNMDPETLKEAVAIVNQRAITEASGRINPDTARTFAESGVDLISVGWITHSAPILDIGLDFIS; encoded by the coding sequence ATGACGATTCCAGCTTTGCCCCATATCCTAATTGAACCCATTATTCGCAATGCGTTATTGGAAGATCTAGGGTTGGCTGGGGATGTAACCACTAATGCAGTTATTGATGAAAATCACCACTCCAAAGTGGCGATGGTTTCAAGAGAGACTGGTATATTGTCAGGAGTGGATATCGCTTCAATGGCTTTTACCTTAATTGATCCATTAGTTCATGTAGATTTAAAGAAAAAGGATGGAGATATATTAAAGCCGGGAGATGTGATAGCAATTATTGAAGGGTCATCCCGTGCAATTTTGACAGGTGAGAGAACAGCCTTGAATTTTATGAGCCATCTATCTGGAATTGCCTCGGCAACTCATAAGATTGTTAAATCTATTGAAGGAACCAAAACACAAGTTGTTTGTACGAGAAAAACAACACCAGGCTTACGCATGATGGAAAAATATGCCGTGCGGTGTGGTGGTGGAATGAATCATCGTTTTGCCTTATATGATGCCGTTTTGATTAAAGATAATCATATTGCAATCGCGGGTGGAATACGTAAGACGCTTGAACAGGCTAAAAAAAATGCAGGGCATATGGTTAAAATTGAAATAGAAGTAGATACGCTGGATCAATTAAAAGAAGTCATGGTATTGGGTGTTGATGCCGTTTTGTTAGATAATATGGATCCTGAAACTTTAAAAGAGGCGGTTGCGATTGTTAATCAACGTGCCATCACAGAAGCTTCTGGGCGTATCAATCCCGATACGGCTCGGACATTTGCTGAAAGCGGTGTTGACTTAATTTCTGTAGGTTGGATAACCCATAGTGCGCCTATTCTCGATATAGGACTTGATTTTATATCGTGA
- a CDS encoding L-aspartate oxidase, whose translation MKNIMQSPVVVIGSGLAGLMTALQLAPLPVLLLTQGKIGQETSSIYAQGGIAAASHEEKDSSAHIEDTLRAGAGLCDQKAVATILDDGRKAIEVLEKYGVIFDHDRHGRPRLGLEGAHSHRRIFHIDGDASGRGIIKVLTEAVLRTPSITVMENTIAVRLLKDKNKIRGVIIQIEGQFRSIVTSTIVLATGGIGGLFEESTNPLQNYGQGLILAADIGAVLADLEFIQFHPTALDANIFPKTLISEAVRGEGAVLVNSDNQRFLANTEGQELASRDVVARAIYHQTIQGKKVYLDARKALGKGFKTRFPTIAQLCHQVGIDPSMDLIPVKPVEHFHMGGIKTNLNGETTIKGLWAVGEVASTGLHGANRLASNSLLEATVMAMRAAKAILDNHPSIQSNDNEIDETGIVISDRLPFVKKIMQKDLNIIRDEDTLRSAIRQFLTLVNEHDDQYVLNPEQIALMIAVSAFLRKESRGAHYRQDYPATLEKANRSFISFDQAYQYAKTL comes from the coding sequence ATGAAAAACATTATGCAGTCACCTGTTGTCGTGATTGGCAGTGGATTGGCTGGATTAATGACGGCATTACAACTTGCGCCATTGCCGGTTTTGCTTTTGACGCAGGGAAAGATAGGACAGGAGACATCCAGTATTTATGCGCAAGGTGGAATTGCGGCGGCCAGTCATGAAGAGAAAGATAGCTCCGCGCATATAGAGGATACTTTAAGGGCTGGAGCGGGATTATGTGATCAAAAAGCTGTCGCTACCATATTGGACGATGGAAGAAAGGCAATTGAAGTATTGGAGAAATATGGTGTTATTTTTGATCATGATCGCCATGGCAGGCCTAGGCTCGGGTTAGAGGGTGCACATAGTCATCGGAGAATTTTTCATATTGATGGAGACGCTTCCGGGCGGGGTATTATCAAAGTGTTGACAGAGGCGGTCTTGCGAACCCCCTCAATAACTGTAATGGAAAACACTATTGCGGTTCGTCTTCTAAAGGATAAAAATAAAATAAGGGGGGTAATAATCCAAATAGAAGGTCAATTCAGGTCAATCGTGACATCCACTATTGTGTTGGCCACCGGTGGTATTGGCGGGTTATTTGAGGAAAGTACAAATCCTTTGCAAAATTATGGTCAAGGTCTGATTTTGGCGGCTGATATTGGTGCTGTATTAGCTGATCTGGAATTTATTCAGTTTCATCCAACCGCACTTGATGCAAATATTTTTCCAAAGACTTTAATCAGCGAAGCGGTTCGTGGGGAAGGGGCTGTTTTGGTTAATAGTGATAACCAACGGTTTCTGGCCAATACAGAAGGACAGGAATTGGCATCCCGTGATGTTGTGGCAAGAGCAATTTATCATCAGACTATTCAGGGTAAAAAAGTTTATCTTGATGCCAGAAAGGCTTTAGGCAAAGGTTTCAAGACACGTTTTCCAACCATTGCACAGTTATGTCATCAAGTCGGTATTGACCCTTCAATGGATTTGATTCCTGTCAAACCCGTTGAACATTTTCATATGGGAGGCATTAAGACAAATTTGAATGGAGAAACAACGATAAAAGGTTTGTGGGCAGTGGGTGAGGTTGCTTCTACGGGTTTACATGGAGCAAATCGTTTGGCCAGTAATTCATTGCTGGAAGCTACAGTTATGGCCATGCGGGCAGCCAAGGCAATTTTGGATAATCATCCTTCCATTCAAAGTAATGATAATGAGATAGATGAAACTGGGATTGTGATTTCTGACCGTTTACCTTTTGTAAAAAAGATAATGCAGAAAGATTTAAATATCATTCGAGATGAGGATACTTTGAGATCGGCAATTCGGCAGTTTCTTACCCTGGTTAATGAACATGATGATCAATATGTCCTTAATCCAGAACAAATTGCCCTGATGATAGCAGTGAGTGCGTTCTTGCGGAAAGAATCTCGAGGGGCACATTATCGACAGGATTATCCTGCTACGCTTGAAAAAGCCAATCGATCTTTCATCAGTTTTGATCAGGCATATCAGTATGCCAAGACATTGTGA